Within the Dolichospermum compactum NIES-806 genome, the region TTCCTACATCACCACCCGCGTCATCCATAACGTAGAGACTCCAATTCCCGTTGGGGTTGGTATTGTTAAAGACAGAAAAGTCTGTACCATAGGGACCAACGGGGGCTGGAGAGTTAAATAAGTCTCCAGATCCAAAATCTGTTGGCTTATAGCTACCACTGGTAATCTGTTCCCCATCAGGCAGGTTAGCAGTAGCTGTGGGATCGAAAGTCAAAGTCACGTTCTGTAAATCATTAACACCGCCTACATCAGACATGAGGAGGGACTTGGCTCCAGTCGGACTAACTAACAGCACATCAATGTCATCAGTATAAGTGTGACTAAGATTCGTTAATGTGACTTTGAGGCTCGTAATGTTACCAGTTAATCCTGAGACATTGATAATTGAAGGATAGGGATTACCTGCGCCACTATCGGGAATGCTAATATTATTAGGGTTGGTGAAAATTGGTAAAGTTTCTTCCGAAACAATAGTTCCAGTTGCCGCACCTGGAGACCCACCGATATAACCCGTGCCGGAATTAACTGTTATATTTACCGTCTCATTCTGAATTTCTGCTAATGTATCAGCTATGGGATCAATAACTACTTGAGCAGTTGTGGCATTAGCAGCAAAGGTGACAGTTCCCAGTTTCGTTGTCGGATTAAAGGTAACACTGCTATTGGTTAAGACATTATAGTCTGCTGGGTCGCTTCCCACTGGGGCGGCGTTTGCTATGCCACTCGTCCCGAAGTTAACGGTCAGGGGAGAACTTAGGTTTAAATTGGTGCGAGTAAAAGTATAAACCAAGTTAGTCGCACCGTCTTCTTGAACAGTGGCAGGACTGACACTGACAGTTACAGAAGGTAAGTTAGCTGCTGCCAAAGCATTAAAAACATTGAGGCGTTTTCCAGATACAGTTTTCCCTGCTAAGGCAGAAATCGAGTCACCGGTTTGCATCAAGGTATTCTTAACCTGCTGTGCGGTCCAAGTCGGATTTTGAGACCAGACTAAAGCCGCAGCCCCGGCAACGTGGGGACTGGCCATTGATGTGCCAGAAAGAGTTCCATAACTGTTGTTAGGCAGGGTGCTATAAATGTCTGAACCTGGTGCGCCTAAATCCACGCTAGTCAATCCATAGTTGGAAAAGGAAGAGAGGGAATCGGTGCGTGTGGTGGAAGCAACAGAGATAATATTAGCTAGGTTGTAGGCAGCGGGATACATGGGATTGATATCTGCGTTAGCCGAACTATTACCCGCCGCCGCAATGAATAAAGCTCCAGCTTGACCTGCTGCATTAATGGCATCATACAAAGCTTGGCTATAGCCTCCACCTCCCCAAGAGTTGTTGGTTAGTTTCACGCCCTTGGCTGTGGCATAGTTAATTGCCAAGATGGCCGCGGAGAGAGTTCCTGATCCTTGATCATTGAGAAACTTCAGAGGCATAATCTTGGCATTCCAGGCCACCCCTGTGACACCAACGCCGTTATTACCTTTACCAGCAATAGTTCCCGAAACATGGGTTCCGTGGCCATCAACATCACTGGGGTTGTTGTCATTATAGGCAAAATCCCAACCGCGAACATCGTCTATATATCCGTTATTGTCGTTATCTATGCCATCTCCGGCGATTTCTCCTGGATTAGTCCAAATATTGCCTACTAAATCAGGGTGGTTATAATCAACTCCTGTATCAATCACTCCTATGACCAGGTTGGGATTGCCTGTTTGGATATCCCAGGCTTCGGGAGCGTCAATGTCTGCGTCTGGAGTTCCTCCACTTTGACCTGTGTTATGTAATCCCCATAGTTGACCAAAGCTTGGGTCATTGGGGGTGGCTGCTTTGGTGACAATATAATCTGGCTCGATGTACTCGAATAGGGAACTATTTCTGTATGTAGCGAGGGCAGTTTCTACAGAGGTTTTTCCAGATAATGTCCATATTTGAGCGCCTGTGAGATCAATAGTTTTTGTGCTAACTACTCCCAGGGTGTTTTTAATCTCATTGGCTTGAGCGATATCGGTTTTTGGTTTAAATTTGACAATCAGTTTATCAGAGGCATAGGCTGGTTGCGGAGTTGGATATTTTCCTACGGTATCTTGACTATTTCCGTTCGAGGTGATAGATGCAACTTCCAGCGCCGGAGGTGCTTCAATCAATCCAGTAGTGTATTCTAACACCCAGTCTCCACCTGATGCAGTATTCCCAGTCAAGTCATCAGATGCAGCTACATCTGCCCCGGTCAACTGACTAATTTGCTGGACAAAAGCTTTACCTGCTGAACCCTGAGCAACATTGGAACCATACAACAGAATATCTCCTGTGGCGGTGAGAGATTGACCCCACTGCTGCAATTGTGAGGTATAAT harbors:
- a CDS encoding S8 family serine peptidase; the protein is MAKSTKTVVFIDPNVPDYKNIVDQVKPGTLLFLLSANQDGIRQITKDLSGLRDIDSLQIISQGSEGSLSLGSTVLNSANLSNYTSQLQQWGQSLTATGDILLYGSNVAQGSAGKAFVQQISQLTGADVAASDDLTGNTASGGDWVLEYTTGLIEAPPALEVASITSNGNSQDTVGKYPTPQPAYASDKLIVKFKPKTDIAQANEIKNTLGVVSTKTIDLTGAQIWTLSGKTSVETALATYRNSSLFEYIEPDYIVTKAATPNDPSFGQLWGLHNTGQSGGTPDADIDAPEAWDIQTGNPNLVIGVIDTGVDYNHPDLVGNIWTNPGEIAGDGIDNDNNGYIDDVRGWDFAYNDNNPSDVDGHGTHVSGTIAGKGNNGVGVTGVAWNAKIMPLKFLNDQGSGTLSAAILAINYATAKGVKLTNNSWGGGGYSQALYDAINAAGQAGALFIAAAGNSSANADINPMYPAAYNLANIISVASTTRTDSLSSFSNYGLTSVDLGAPGSDIYSTLPNNSYGTLSGTSMASPHVAGAAALVWSQNPTWTAQQVKNTLMQTGDSISALAGKTVSGKRLNVFNALAAANLPSVTVSVSPATVQEDGATNLVYTFTRTNLNLSSPLTVNFGTSGIANAAPVGSDPADYNVLTNSSVTFNPTTKLGTVTFAANATTAQVVIDPIADTLAEIQNETVNITVNSGTGYIGGSPGAATGTIVSEETLPIFTNPNNISIPDSGAGNPYPSIINVSGLTGNITSLKVTLTNLSHTYTDDIDVLLVSPTGAKSLLMSDVGGVNDLQNVTLTFDPTATANLPDGEQITSGSYKPTDFGSGDLFNSPAPVGPYGTDFSVFNNTNPNGNWSLYVMDDAGGDVGSIAGGWSMLIGTTPTLPEITVVATDADAAETLLVTTPNPGQYTLTRTGATTSSLTVNVALSGTATNGTDYTTIPTTVTFAAGSSTALVNLNVTDDTLVEGAETATLTVLSGTGYTPASISAKQDITASVTTSYVGAAISATINIADNDGVNPTTILASDTGWYDNTGSHSPTNTNYFVGDNFDIVLRRNWMTFNLPTLVQPIVSAQLQIKTYGYLSNDVSETYELRDVITPVTTLVAGGTGLTNIYNDLGDGVIYGSRNFTSADSNKTVTINLNSSLVNALNAKSGQAFALGGWLTTLDNNNNFEYVFGFSGNNPGDDVQLLLTYGTTPSPEI